One stretch of Salarias fasciatus chromosome 19, fSalaFa1.1, whole genome shotgun sequence DNA includes these proteins:
- the cnksr3 gene encoding connector enhancer of kinase suppressor of ras 3 isoform X4, with amino-acid sequence MLAEVWENFQRSVRGKLRSLRLWWQAAFPISVSPSMAADDYNPVSLRHKSKKKSRGGNGTMSRRRISVKELGQPDHQGWLYRKKESKGFLGMKWKKYWFVLKRTALYWYSNQLAEKAEGYIDLTNFMIDRAIECKKKYAFKACHPQVMMFYFAAESQEDMNLWLNKLGLAAIQYEQTERHTTAECYSEASDHEEAESTEIPPPPYSEQTLRDAVDTPCPPGSTHQGTLPPPYSSAVLGEANGSLSSPVSTMTSQSSASSLAKNRQSWLDLVSQAGPPAGETAAAAAAVVCSVQVHLPQPPQEELEEEEEAAALESSAPPDSSEAGSNEEIPAALGGEQMEPSGAQNEGKCESNSDEMEKLYIHLKEASLSPIGDRKPSTKREFRASFVKRCKNQAVNDKLHLIRTLNSTLKSKEADLQAIEQVLLDPGLTSDKFREWKEANAPLVQEICLRQDQQGASETTTAAAPVTAAAAAPAAPAPAVPVVETSL; translated from the exons gtCTCCCTCCGACACAAGTCCAAGAAGAAGAGCCGGGGAG GCAATGGTACGATGAGCAGGAGACGCATCTCGGTCAAGGAGCTGGGCCAGCCGGACCACCAGGGCTGGCTGTACCGGAAGAAGGAGAGCAAAGGCTTCCTGGGCATGAAATGGAAGAAGTACTGGTTTGTGCTGAAGAGGACGGCTCTGTACTGGTACAGCAACCAGCTG GCAGAAAAAGCCGAGGGCTACATCGACCTCACCAACTTCATGATCGACAGAGCCATCGAGTGCAAGAAGAAATA CGCTTTCAAAGCCTGCCATCCGCAGGTCATGATGTTTTACTTTGCCGCCGAGAGCCAAGAGGACATGAACTT GTGGTTGAATAAGCTCGGGCTCGCTGCCATCCAGTATGAGCAGACAGAACGACACACTACAGCCG AGTGTTACAGTGAAGCCAGTGATCATGAAGAAGCTGAAAGCACAGAGATCCCCCCTCCTCCGTACTCTGAACAGACTCTGCGGGACGCCGTGGACACGCCCTGTCCGCCTGGTAGCACACATCAG GgtacccttcctccaccctacTCCTCCGCGGTCCTCGGCGAAGCCAACGGCTCGCTCTCCTCGCCCGTCAGCACCATGACGTCGcaaagctccgcctcctcgctCGCCAAGAACCGGCAGTCCTGGCTGGACCTGGTCTCGCAGGCAGGTCCTCCGGCcggggagacggcggcggcggcggctgcggtGGTGTGCTCGGTCCAAGTCCACTTACCTCAGCCTccacaggaggagctggaggaggaggaggaggcggcggcgctggagaGCTCGGCTCCTCCGGACTCCTCAGAGGCCGGCTCGAATGAGGAAATCCCTGCAGCGCTCGGCGGGGAACAGATGGAGCCTTCAGGAGCTCAGAATGAAG GCAAATGTGAGAGCAACTCCGATGAGATGGAGAAGCTGTATATTCACCTAAAAGAGGCCAGCCTGTCTCCGATCGGAGACCGAAAACCATCCACCAAGAGGGAATTCAGGGCCTCCTTCGTGAAGCGCTGTAAGAACCAGGCTGTGAACGACAAACTGCACCTCATCAGGACACTCAACAGCACATTAAAG TCTAAAGAGGCGGACTTGCAGGCGATCGAGCAGGTGCTGCTGGACCCAGGGCTTACCTCAGACAAGTTCAGAGAGTGGAAGGAAGCCAACGCTCCTCTGGTGCAGGAGATCTGTCTCAGAcaagaccagcagggggcgtcagAGACCACCACTGCTGCAGCacctgtcactgctgctgctgctgctcctgctgctcctgctcctgcagtgCCTGTGGTGGAAACCAGCCTATAA
- the cnksr3 gene encoding connector enhancer of kinase suppressor of ras 3 isoform X5, which translates to MAADDYNPVSLRHKSKKKSRGGNGTMSRRRISVKELGQPDHQGWLYRKKESKGFLGMKWKKYWFVLKRTALYWYSNQLAEKAEGYIDLTNFMIDRAIECKKKYAFKACHPQVMMFYFAAESQEDMNLWLNKLGLAAIQYEQTERHTTAECYSEASDHEEAESTEIPPPPYSEQTLRDAVDTPCPPGSTHQGTLPPPYSSAVLGEANGSLSSPVSTMTSQSSASSLAKNRQSWLDLVSQAGPPAGETAAAAAAVVCSVQVHLPQPPQEELEEEEEAAALESSAPPDSSEAGSNEEIPAALGGEQMEPSGAQNEGKCESNSDEMEKLYIHLKEASLSPIGDRKPSTKREFRASFVKRCKNQAVNDKLHLIRTLNSTLKSKEADLQAIEQVLLDPGLTSDKFREWKEANAPLVQEICLRQDQQGASETTTAAAPVTAAAAAPAAPAPAVPVVETSL; encoded by the exons gtCTCCCTCCGACACAAGTCCAAGAAGAAGAGCCGGGGAG GCAATGGTACGATGAGCAGGAGACGCATCTCGGTCAAGGAGCTGGGCCAGCCGGACCACCAGGGCTGGCTGTACCGGAAGAAGGAGAGCAAAGGCTTCCTGGGCATGAAATGGAAGAAGTACTGGTTTGTGCTGAAGAGGACGGCTCTGTACTGGTACAGCAACCAGCTG GCAGAAAAAGCCGAGGGCTACATCGACCTCACCAACTTCATGATCGACAGAGCCATCGAGTGCAAGAAGAAATA CGCTTTCAAAGCCTGCCATCCGCAGGTCATGATGTTTTACTTTGCCGCCGAGAGCCAAGAGGACATGAACTT GTGGTTGAATAAGCTCGGGCTCGCTGCCATCCAGTATGAGCAGACAGAACGACACACTACAGCCG AGTGTTACAGTGAAGCCAGTGATCATGAAGAAGCTGAAAGCACAGAGATCCCCCCTCCTCCGTACTCTGAACAGACTCTGCGGGACGCCGTGGACACGCCCTGTCCGCCTGGTAGCACACATCAG GgtacccttcctccaccctacTCCTCCGCGGTCCTCGGCGAAGCCAACGGCTCGCTCTCCTCGCCCGTCAGCACCATGACGTCGcaaagctccgcctcctcgctCGCCAAGAACCGGCAGTCCTGGCTGGACCTGGTCTCGCAGGCAGGTCCTCCGGCcggggagacggcggcggcggcggctgcggtGGTGTGCTCGGTCCAAGTCCACTTACCTCAGCCTccacaggaggagctggaggaggaggaggaggcggcggcgctggagaGCTCGGCTCCTCCGGACTCCTCAGAGGCCGGCTCGAATGAGGAAATCCCTGCAGCGCTCGGCGGGGAACAGATGGAGCCTTCAGGAGCTCAGAATGAAG GCAAATGTGAGAGCAACTCCGATGAGATGGAGAAGCTGTATATTCACCTAAAAGAGGCCAGCCTGTCTCCGATCGGAGACCGAAAACCATCCACCAAGAGGGAATTCAGGGCCTCCTTCGTGAAGCGCTGTAAGAACCAGGCTGTGAACGACAAACTGCACCTCATCAGGACACTCAACAGCACATTAAAG TCTAAAGAGGCGGACTTGCAGGCGATCGAGCAGGTGCTGCTGGACCCAGGGCTTACCTCAGACAAGTTCAGAGAGTGGAAGGAAGCCAACGCTCCTCTGGTGCAGGAGATCTGTCTCAGAcaagaccagcagggggcgtcagAGACCACCACTGCTGCAGCacctgtcactgctgctgctgctgctcctgctgctcctgctcctgcagtgCCTGTGGTGGAAACCAGCCTATAA